In Oncorhynchus gorbuscha isolate QuinsamMale2020 ecotype Even-year linkage group LG02, OgorEven_v1.0, whole genome shotgun sequence, a single genomic region encodes these proteins:
- the LOC124014299 gene encoding RING finger protein 145-like isoform X1: MALKDKLEAVLNVGLRVPSIMLLEILYRWDVSSFFQKIQRSSLNNNPLFQYKYLALYLHYVGYILSLVLLTLPRQHLVKLYLYVLTALLLFAGHQVSRDYVRSELDSGYEEPLYLEPLSMNRFSTALIAQLVVCTLCSCVMQTKRIWLFSAHLLPLVARLCLVPLETIVFINRFAMIFTGLEVIYFLASNLLVPYNLAKTAYRELVQVVEVYGLLALGMSLWNQLVLPVLFMCFWLVLFALQIYSYFSSRDQPTSRERLLFLFLTSIAECCSTPYSLLGLVFTVSFVALGVLTLCKFYLQGYRAFMNDNTMHRGMTEGITLLILAVQTGLIELQVIHRAFLLSIILFIVVASILQSMLEIADPIVLALGASRDKSLWKHFRAVSLCLFLLIFPAYMAYMICQFFLMDFWLLIIISSSILTSLQVLGTLLIYILFMVEEVRKEPVQNMDDVIYYVNGTYRLLEFLVALVVVAYGVSETVFGEWTVMGSTIIFIHSYYNVWLRAQLGWQSFLLRREAVNKIKSLPTASDLQLKKYNDICAICYQDMKSAVITPCSHFFHAGCLKKWLYVQETCPLCHKQLKSQSQPASATAVPAQDILPANPNPAEAVQGEPVAVEGDKTVTRNGVPVEGSQASPSANPNLELEGKAEENALGPQQADTVDSVYLEGQVAGLSQGSGESCLRHRQPQQSASSPAAATSTACGAEL, from the exons GTTACATCCTCAGCCTGGTGCTCCTGACTCTGCCTCGTCAACACCTGGTGAAGCTCTACCTGTACGTGCTAACTGCCCTGCTGCTCTTCGCTGGACACCAGGTGTCCAG GGATTATGTCCGCAGTGAGCTGGACTCTGGGTACGAGGAACCGCTCTACCTGGAGCCACTGTCCATGAACCGCTTCTCCACCGCCCTCATAG CTCAGCTGGTGGTGTGCACCCTGTGCTCCTGTGTCATGCAGACCAAGAGGATCTGGCTGTTCTCTGCTCACCTGCTCCCCCTGGTGGCCCGTCTCTGTCTGGTCCCCCTGGAGACCATCGTGTTCATCAACCGCTTTGCCATGATCTTCACGGGCCTCGAGGTCATCTACTTCCTGGCCTCCAACCTGCTGGTGCCCTACAACCTGGCCAAGACCGCCTACAGGGAGCTGGTGCAG GTGGTGGAGGTGTACGGGCTGCTGGCTCTGGGGATGTCCCTGTGGAACCAGCTGGTTCTGCCCGTCCTCTTCATGTGCTTCTGGTTGGTTCTGTTCGCCCTGCAGATCTACAGCTACTTCAGTAGCCGGGACCAGCCCACCTCCAGAGAGCGCCTGCTCTTCTTGTTCCTCACCAG TATTGCAgagtgctgcagcaccccctatTCCCTGCTGGGCCTGGTCTTCACTGTTTCCTTTGTGGCCTTGGGTGTCCTCACCCTCTGCAAGTTCTACCTGCAGGGCTACCGAGCCTTCATGAATGACAACACCATGCACCG GGGGATGACAGAGGGCATCACGTTACTGATCCTGGCTGTCCAGACAGGTCTGATCGAACTGCAGGTCATCCACCGAGCCTTCCTCCTGAGTATCATCCTCTTCATCGTGGTGGCCTCCATCCTACAGTCCATGCTGGAGATAGCTGACCCCATTGTACTGGCTCTAGGGGCCTCCCGGGACAA GAGCCTGTGGAAGCACTTCCGGGCCGTGAGTCTCTGCTTGTTCCTGCTGATCTTCCCAGCCTATATGGCCTACATGATCTGCCAGTTCTTCCTCATGGACTTCTGGCTCCTCATCATCATCTCCTCTAGCATCCTCACCTcactgcag GTGCTGGGTACCCTGCTCATCTACATCCTGTTCATGGTGGAGGAGGTACGTAAGGAGCCCGTACAGAACATGGATGACGTCATCTACTACGTGAACGGAACCTACCGGCTGCTGGAGTTCCTGGTGGCGCTCGTGGTGGTGGCCTACGGCGTGTCAGAGACCGTGTTCGGGGAGTGGACAGTGATGGGCTCCACCATTATCTTCATTCACTCCTACTACAACGTCTGGCTGCGCGCCCAGCTGGGCTGGCAGAGCTTCCTGCTGCGCAGAGAAGCTGTCAACAAGATCAAGAGCCTTCCCACCGCCTCTGACCTGCAGCTGAAGAAGTACAACGACATCTGCGCCATCTgctatcag GACATGAAGTCTGCTGTCATCACCCCTTGCAGCCACTTCTTCCATGCTGGCTGTCTCAAGAAGTGGCTTTATGTACAGGAGACCTGCCCCCTCTGTCACAAACAGCTGAAGAGCCAATCACAGCCTGCCAGTGCCACCGCAGTACCCGCCCAGGACATTCTACCAGCCAATCCCAACCCAGCAGAGGCTGTGCAAGGAGAGCCAGTGGCTGTTGAGGGGGACAAAACCGTTACTCGGAACGGTGTTCCTGTTGAAGGGAGCCAAGCCAGCCCctctgctaaccctaacctagaGCTTGAGGGCAAGGCAGAGGAGAATGCCCTGGGCCCCCAGCAGGCTGACACAGTGGACAgtgtgtatttggagggccaggtGGCCGGTCTGTCACAGGGCTCGGGGGAGTCATGTCTCCGGCATCGCCAGCCCCAGCAGTCTGCCTCttcacctgcagcagcaacatcCACAGCATGTGGAGCTGAACTCTAG
- the LOC124014318 gene encoding uncharacterized protein LOC124014318 encodes MCQSYFTIHRPYTMCQSQFTIHRPYTMCQSHFTIHRPCTMCQSHFTIHRPYTMCVSPTLQYTDLIPCVSPTLQYTDLIPYVSVPLYNTQTLYHVCQSHFTIHRPYTICVSPTLQYTDLIPCVSPTLQYTDLIPYVSVPLYNTQTLYHMCQSHFTIHRPYTMCASPTLQYTDLIPCVSVPLYNTQTYHVCQSYFTIHRPYTMCVSPTLQYTDLIPCVSVPLYNTHTLYHVCQSYFTIHRPYTMCVSPTLQYTDLIPYVSVLLYNTQTLYHVCQSHFTIHRPYTICVSPTLQYTDLIPYKLDGLSPEL; translated from the coding sequence ATGTGTCAGTCCTACTTTACAATACACAGACCTTATACCATGTGTCAGTCCCAGTTTACAATACACAGACCTTATACCATGTGTCAGTCCCACTTTACAATACACAGACCTTGTACCATGTGTCAGTCCCACTTTACAATACACAGACCTTATACCATGTGTGTCAGTCCTACTTTACAATACACAGACCTTATACCATGTGTCAGTCCCACTTTACAATACACAGACCTTATACCATATGTGTCAGTCCCACTTTACAATACACAGACCTTATACCATGTGTGTCAGTCCCACTTTACAATACACAGACCTTATACCATATGTGTCAGTCCCACTTTACAATACACAGACCTTATACCATGTGTCAGTCCTACTTTACAATACACAGACCTTATACCATATGTGTCAGTCCCACTTTACAATACACAGACCTTATACCATATGTGTCAGTCCCACTTTACAATACACAGACCTTATACCATGTGTGCCAGTCCTACTTTACAATACACAGACCTTATACCATGTGTGTCAGTCCCACTTTACAATACACAGACATACCATGTGTGTCAGTCCTACTTTACAATACACAGACCTTATACCATGTGTGTCAGTCCCACTTTACAATACACAGACCTTATACCATGTGTGTCAGTCCCACTTTACAATACACATACCTTATACCATGTGTGTCAGTCCTACTTTACAATACACAGACCTTATACCATGTGTGTCAGTCCCACTTTACAATACACAGACCTTATACCATATGTGTCAGTCCTACTTTACAATACACAGACCTTATACCATGTGTGTCAGTCCCACTTTACAATACACAGACCTTATACCATATGTGTCAGTCCTACTTTACAATACACAGACCTTATACCATATAAACTggatggtttgagccctgaattatGA
- the LOC124014299 gene encoding RING finger protein 145-like isoform X2 produces the protein MALKDKLEAVLNVGLRVPSIMLLEILYRWDVSSFFQKIQRSSLNNNPLFQYKYLALYLHYVGYILSLVLLTLPRQHLVKLYLYVLTALLLFAGHQVSRDYVRSELDSGYEEPLYLEPLSMNRFSTALIAQLVVCTLCSCVMQTKRIWLFSAHLLPLVARLCLVPLETIVFINRFAMIFTGLEVIYFLASNLLVPYNLAKTAYRELVQVVEVYGLLALGMSLWNQLVLPVLFMCFWLVLFALQIYSYFSSRDQPTSRERLLFLFLTSIAECCSTPYSLLGLVFTVSFVALGVLTLCKFYLQGYRAFMNDNTMHRGMTEGITLLILAVQTGLIELQVIHRAFLLSIILFIVVASILQSMLEIADPIVLALGASRDKSLWKHFRAVSLCLFLLIFPAYMAYMICQFFLMDFWLLIIISSSILTSLQVLGTLLIYILFMVEEVRKEPVQNMDDVIYYVNGTYRLLEFLVALVVVAYGVSETVFGEWTVMGSTIIFIHSYYNVWLRAQLGWQSFLLRREAVNKIKSLPTASDLQLKKYNDICAICYQDMKSAVITPCSHFFHAGCLKKWLYVQETCPLCHKQLKSQSQPASATAVPAQDILPANPNPAEAVQGEPVAVEGDKTVTRNGVPVEGSQASPSANPNLELEGKAEENALGPQQADTVDSVYLEGQVAGLSQGSGESCLRHRQPQQSASSPAAATSTACGAEL, from the exons GTTACATCCTCAGCCTGGTGCTCCTGACTCTGCCTCGTCAACACCTGGTGAAGCTCTACCTGTACGTGCTAACTGCCCTGCTGCTCTTCGCTGGACACCAGGTGTCCAG GGATTATGTCCGCAGTGAGCTGGACTCTGGGTACGAGGAACCGCTCTACCTGGAGCCACTGTCCATGAACCGCTTCTCCACCGCCCTCATAG CTCAGCTGGTGGTGTGCACCCTGTGCTCCTGTGTCATGCAGACCAAGAGGATCTGGCTGTTCTCTGCTCACCTGCTCCCCCTGGTGGCCCGTCTCTGTCTGGTCCCCCTGGAGACCATCGTGTTCATCAACCGCTTTGCCATGATCTTCACGGGCCTCGAGGTCATCTACTTCCTGGCCTCCAACCTGCTGGTGCCCTACAACCTGGCCAAGACCGCCTACAGGGAGCTGGTGCAG GTGGTGGAGGTGTACGGGCTGCTGGCTCTGGGGATGTCCCTGTGGAACCAGCTGGTTCTGCCCGTCCTCTTCATGTGCTTCTGGTTGGTTCTGTTCGCCCTGCAGATCTACAGCTACTTCAGTAGCCGGGACCAGCCCACCTCCAGAGAGCGCCTGCTCTTCTTGTTCCTCACCAG TATTGCAgagtgctgcagcaccccctatTCCCTGCTGGGCCTGGTCTTCACTGTTTCCTTTGTGGCCTTGGGTGTCCTCACCCTCTGCAAGTTCTACCTGCAGGGCTACCGAGCCTTCATGAATGACAACACCATGCACCG GGGGATGACAGAGGGCATCACGTTACTGATCCTGGCTGTCCAGACAGGTCTGATCGAACTGCAGGTCATCCACCGAGCCTTCCTCCTGAGTATCATCCTCTTCATCGTGGTGGCCTCCATCCTACAGTCCATGCTGGAGATAGCTGACCCCATTGTACTGGCTCTAGGGGCCTCCCGGGACAA GAGCCTGTGGAAGCACTTCCGGGCCGTGAGTCTCTGCTTGTTCCTGCTGATCTTCCCAGCCTATATGGCCTACATGATCTGCCAGTTCTTCCTCATGGACTTCTGGCTCCTCATCATCATCTCCTCTAGCATCCTCACCTcactgcag GTGCTGGGTACCCTGCTCATCTACATCCTGTTCATGGTGGAGGAGGTACGTAAGGAGCCCGTACAGAACATGGATGACGTCATCTACTACGTGAACGGAACCTACCGGCTGCTGGAGTTCCTGGTGGCGCTCGTGGTGGTGGCCTACGGCGTGTCAGAGACCGTGTTCGGGGAGTGGACAGTGATGGGCTCCACCATTATCTTCATTCACTCCTACTACAACGTCTGGCTGCGCGCCCAGCTGGGCTGGCAGAGCTTCCTGCTGCGCAGAGAAGCTGTCAACAAGATCAAGAGCCTTCCCACCGCCTCTGACCTGCAGCTGAAGAAGTACAACGACATCTGCGCCATCTgctatcag GACATGAAGTCTGCTGTCATCACCCCTTGCAGCCACTTCTTCCATGCTGGCTGTCTCAAGAAGTGGCTTTATGTACAGGAGACCTGCCCCCTCTGTCACAAACAGCTGAAGAGCCAATCACAGCCTGCCAGTGCCACCGCAGTACCCGCCCAGGACATTCTACCAGCCAATCCCAACCCAGCAGAGGCTGTGCAAGGAGAGCCAGTGGCTGTTGAGGGGGACAAAACCGTTACTCGGAACGGTGTTCCTGTTGAAGGGAGCCAAGCCAGCCCctctgctaaccctaacctagaGCTTGAGGGCAAGGCAGAGGAGAATGCCCTGGGCCCCCAGCAGGCTGACACAGTGGACAgtgtgtatttggagggccaggtGGCCGGTCTGTCACAGGGCTCGGGGGAGTCATGTCTCCGGCATCGCCAGCCCCAGCAGTCTGCCTCttcacctgcagcagcaacatcCACAGCAT GTGGAGCTGAACTCTAG